In Fundulus heteroclitus isolate FHET01 chromosome 17, MU-UCD_Fhet_4.1, whole genome shotgun sequence, the following are encoded in one genomic region:
- the sult4a1 gene encoding sulfotransferase 4A1 isoform X2: MAESEADTPSTPIEFESKYFEFDGVRLPPFCRGKMEEISNFSLRSSDIWIVTYPKSGTSLLQEVVFLVSQGADPDEIGLMNIDEQLPVIEYPQPGLDVIQELTSPRLIKSHLPYRFLPTAMHNGEAKVIYMARNPKDLVVSYYQFHRSLRTMSYRGTFQEFCRRFMNDKLAYGSWFEHVQEFWEHRMDSNVLFLKYEDMFKDLGMMVEQLARFLGVSCDKAQLEVLVENCNQLIEQCCKSEALSISSLS; the protein is encoded by the exons ATGGCGGAGAGCGAGGCTGACACGCCGAGCACACCGATCGAGTTTGAGAGTAAATACTTCGAGTTTGACGGAGTGCGGCTGCCGCCCTTCTGCAGAGGGAAGATGGAGGAGATCTCCAACTTCTCCCTGAGAAGTAGCGACATATGGATTGTCACCTACCCGAAATCAG GAACCAGTCTGCTGCAGGAAGTTGTGTTTCTAGTGAGTCAGGGAGCAGATCCCGATGAGATTGGCCTTATGAACATCGATGAACAGCTCCCTGTCATAGAATACCCCCAACCTGGGCTGGATGTTATACAG GAGCTGACATCACCTCGCTTGATAAAAAGCCATCTTCCCTACAGATTCCTCCCTACAGCTATGCACAACGGAGAGGCCAAG GTTATCTACATGGCCAGGAACCCTAAAGACCTGGTGGTATCCTACTATCAGTTCCACCGCTCTCTCAGGACTATGAGCTACCGTGGAACTTTTCAAGAGTTCTGTCGGCGCTTCATGAATGATAAAT TGGCATATGGTTCCTGGTTTGAACATGTTCAGGAATTCTGGGAGCATCGTATGGACTCCAATGTCCTCTTCTTGAAATATGAAGACATGTTCAAG GATCTGGGGATGATGGTGGAGCAGCTGGCCAGGTTCCTCGGTGTTTCCTGTGACAAAGCTCAGCTGGAGGTTCTGGTGGAGAACTGCAACCAACTGATTGAGCAATGCTGCAAATCTGAGGCACTGTCCATCTCTAGCT